Proteins found in one Candidatus Nitrosopelagicus brevis genomic segment:
- a CDS encoding Lrp/AsnC ligand binding domain-containing protein: MPTSYVLINSNLGTDVQIIKEVKELLASQSDVKLEIQGVYGVYDIIVKLSSDNSEKLRSIVTDDIRKIENVQSTLTMLVIEQQEKS; encoded by the coding sequence TTGCCTACCTCATATGTATTGATTAACTCAAATCTCGGGACTGATGTTCAAATTATCAAAGAAGTTAAAGAATTGCTAGCAAGCCAAAGTGATGTCAAACTTGAGATTCAAGGTGTATATGGCGTTTATGATATAATTGTAAAACTATCATCTGATAATAGTGAAAAACTAAGATCAATTGTAACTGATGATATTAGAAAAATTGAAAATGTTCAATCTACCTTAACAATGCTGGTTATCGAACAACAGGAAAAATCATAA
- a CDS encoding cyclase family protein, with protein sequence MKIIDLTLTISEKIPTFPGSPQPNFINWESIEKDGYNLELLFLSTHTGTHIDAPYHFVKKGQKIDQIVTKRLVTEAVLIKIRKGSDQAISKTDIQKFEKKFGKIDDGSTIIFHTGWQKNLNKKSYFSKNPGLAVSAAKYLASKKINLVGIDSPSIDLGKDGKFSVHHVLAKSGILIVENLANLNKINSEKFHLIVAPLKLKNATGSPVRAMALVD encoded by the coding sequence ATGAAAATAATTGATTTAACATTAACAATTTCTGAAAAAATTCCTACATTTCCAGGTTCACCTCAACCTAACTTCATCAATTGGGAGAGTATAGAGAAAGATGGATACAACCTAGAATTGCTGTTTCTCAGCACACATACAGGAACCCATATTGATGCACCATATCATTTTGTCAAAAAAGGGCAAAAAATTGATCAAATTGTGACTAAAAGACTCGTTACAGAGGCTGTTTTGATAAAAATTAGGAAAGGTTCGGATCAGGCAATTTCAAAAACTGACATACAAAAATTTGAGAAAAAATTTGGAAAGATAGATGATGGCTCAACTATCATATTTCATACAGGTTGGCAGAAGAATCTAAACAAGAAATCTTACTTTTCAAAAAATCCAGGATTAGCAGTATCTGCTGCAAAATATCTGGCTTCAAAAAAAATCAATCTTGTTGGAATTGATTCACCAAGTATTGATTTGGGAAAAGATGGAAAATTTTCTGTTCATCATGTTTTAGCAAAAAGTGGTATTTTGATTGTAGAGAATTTAGCAAATCTTAATAAAATTAATTCAGAAAAATTTCATCTAATTGTAGCCCCACTAAAACTCAAAAATGCCACAGGCTCACCAGTAAGAGCGATGGCATTAGTAGACTAA
- a CDS encoding CxxC-x17-CxxC domain-containing protein, with protein sequence MGYDRPPREMHDATCGDCGKDCQVPFEPRQDKPVYCNDCFQDHKPARNDRGGGRFGGRGGGGYGGNRGGGRFGRDRDGGRGAGGYGRNSRGGGRFGRDRPPREMHTTTCAECGTECQVPFKPNGEKPVYCNDCFQEKKPARDDRGRGRY encoded by the coding sequence ATGGGTTACGATAGACCACCACGAGAAATGCACGATGCAACTTGTGGAGATTGCGGAAAAGACTGTCAGGTTCCATTTGAGCCAAGACAAGACAAACCAGTTTATTGTAACGACTGTTTCCAAGACCACAAACCAGCAAGAAATGACCGTGGCGGAGGCCGATTTGGCGGACGCGGCGGTGGCGGATATGGTGGAAACCGTGGTGGTGGAAGATTTGGAAGAGACAGAGATGGAGGACGCGGTGCCGGAGGATATGGCAGAAACAGCCGCGGCGGTGGAAGATTTGGAAGAGACAGACCTCCAAGAGAAATGCACACAACTACATGTGCAGAGTGTGGAACAGAATGTCAAGTTCCATTCAAACCAAATGGAGAAAAACCAGTTTATTGTAACGACTGTTTCCAAGAGAAGAAACCGGCAAGAGACGACCGTGGACGCGGAAGATATTAG